The region TGCCGAAAAGAAGACTGCATTCTACCAGGGCTGCAGGCCACGGTTGCGCGGTTTCAATTGGAAGGATGACGTCTTGCACTACGGATTGCCGTTTGTACCGCTTGTGAAAGTGGCATTCAGTGTGCCGCCGTCGGTGAGCGTTTTCTCGATGCGGCTAAGGTGTCCGTAATAGTTGCCGGGGTCTTTGGCATAAAACCATGGTTCACCGACGATTCGTTCAACCCAGTTTGATGGTGCGTCTAGTGACGTGGCTAGCCATACTTGCTCGTCTTCTTGCAGTGGAAGCATCTTAATCGACTCGATCACTTGTTCGCTTGGCCGACCATAAATCCCGACAAGCATCAGCTTCGCTTCACCCCGAGGGATCGCTATGCGGCGGGGATAGGGCTTTGCCTCGCCCAACTTCAACGCAAGGTATTCAAGTCGATGGATGTCAGACGGCATCTGGAAATAGTCATTGTCATCGACCGGGAGAGTTGATTTCGAAGCAAGGGACTCACAAAAGCGAACATTCGAGTTGTTCAGGAATAGCCCATGGGCCCCGACGTCCTTCGTGTTCCATTTCCAAGTCACCGTCTGGGTATCGTCGCTGGAAAATGGATCGGCAAGCTCACGACTCACTTCCAGCCGCAACCGAACGGCAATGTCTTCGATCCCATTGGCCACGGTGGGAAAGTCGGCGAACGTTTTCGAAGCCCCTCCCGGCTCGGGTGTTCTCACTGGTGAGTAGGCGCCGGATCGAAGATTATTGCGGGTTAAGTAGTCGCGAAGAGTGCCGAAACGAAGTTCACCCAACCGGTCCGCCTTGCCGAGATCGGGCAGTTGCTCGATGTTCAATTCCGCCTTCTGTCCCGGGTCGGGAACAATGATCGTTGAACTGAGTCCCTTTTCAAACTCGACCGCAACATTCTTGAAGCTCGTCCGCCAACCGTCGGGCGTCTCGACCCTCATTCGGTAGTAGCCGAAGGGAAGGATGCGATCGAGCACGATGCCGTCGCTTCCGGAGGTGCCGTCTGCCCATGCCGGTTGTTTGTCCTTCACACCAGTCTGGTCTAGCCGGACAGTGACTCCCGTCGCTGGTTCGCCCGATTCGGTTTGAAGTACAATTTTGACACGCGGCGTCGCCGGATCAACTGCACGATCCTGCGTGACCTCCGCTTTTGGCGTGATGTCAGGTTCGACCATGTTTTTATCTGGTGCACGCGTGAATTGCATCTTCGTCGCGTGTGTCCCTTCGGTTCTAAATGAATCGACTTGGTCGGTGTCGATCACAAGGGTCAGCTTGGTGAAGTCGACGGCGGCGTTTGTCATGAAGACACCGTACAAGTTCTGATCGAGGTCTTCGCTAGACGCATCAACTTTCAGCTCAATTTTCGGCAAAGCATCGTCGTAAGAAAGTTCGATCCAGAACTTATTTGGGCGGTTGACTCCGGTCAGAGTAAGCCGTTGGTTATCGCGAATCTTGATCGAATCCCACCAAGGCCGATTCGACCTCCACTCATCGAGCTTTGGTCCCTCGAGTTGCTTTCCGTATCTGGAGACACTTTCGAGTTTCCAGTCGCCGTCCAGGACGGGATGCAGGTCTCCCCAGTCGGACGATGACCATCCATCGCGACTGTAACGGAGTTCGATATCGGACAAATAGACCATCTGAGCGGTTGTGCCCGCCTGCTTGTGCAGGACCCCGGGAAGATATTGTTTGAAGGTTAGTTCGCCATCTTCCCTGGAGCGATAGAACGTGCCGGTCACGCCACCCATGTATTCGAGGCCATTGACGAATCGTTGTTGCTTTGCCGATGCTTCCAATGCATCGGCGACGTTGTGCAAGCCTCGACGGCGATACTTCTTTGCTTCGCTTTGCATCGAGTCGACGATTTGATCCAACGTCAAATCCTTGATCGACGGATCGAACTTGCTCTGCCGGTCATGGCGTGTCTTTGCGTTGTAATCCTCCAACATCGCCAACAACGAATCCGGGTTGGCTTCGATGAACGTCGCTTGGTCTTTGGCCTCGGTCTTTGCAATCGGATTACGCTCGGTATCGAAGTTCGTTTGCCACTGTGCCTTGGTCTTTCCCGCGTAGAGGATTGGTGGTCGTTGCTGTTCGGTAGCAGCTGCGTTGATGCCGGCGTCTCCGATGTCGTTTTGCGGTAAGCGATGAACCCGAACGGTGATGTCATGTTTCTGGTCGACACGGAAATCGTTCGGAGAAACAACGAAACCGGATGGCGGGTCGCGAAACTTGACGATGTATCTCCCCGTTCGCAGCACCGTCGCATGTTTTCCTTCGTCGATTTCAACTCCCGTCACTCGATTCTCTTGGTCGACAAAGTCCAATGTGATGCCGGATACTTCGGATTCGATTCGGACGGTGCCTTCGG is a window of Roseiconus lacunae DNA encoding:
- a CDS encoding serine/threonine protein kinase; translation: MTAATQCPTDENLRRYAIGDYVDDEGDTIEAHLAECETCEETLARFESVDDSLLRHLPLATGGLATSDEPSWLQRLISDPSDDAPPPDRQPLAISGQDFGAYEIRGILGRGGMGVVYAATHRRLGKPVAIKVVSPKLVAAHDARRRFERETKVLGTLNHPGIVSATDAGTIGGAAYLAMEQVDGVNLAKLVQQIGPLRIDEACAVGRQIALALAAAHQAGAVHRDIKPSNVMIDREGKIKLLDFGLAHLSTALTTQTETSLGKLLGTLDYMAPEQASGGEVGPAADLYGLGATVFFLLTGRPPRNNHDNTSLIGQLRRIADDPADSLANHRADAPAELVESLSNLLELEPRKRPKSADHAANWLLKFCDENTDQRLKEIAAGLPPILLDQTPAEIDRSLSLLLGNEPANRIEVEPIVQPGGGASTWRKLLAITGGVAFLGLLLGLTVLVLQTPEGTVRIESEVSGITLDFVDQENRVTGVEIDEGKHATVLRTGRYIVKFRDPPSGFVVSPNDFRVDQKHDITVRVHRLPQNDIGDAGINAAATEQQRPPILYAGKTKAQWQTNFDTERNPIAKTEAKDQATFIEANPDSLLAMLEDYNAKTRHDRQSKFDPSIKDLTLDQIVDSMQSEAKKYRRRGLHNVADALEASAKQQRFVNGLEYMGGVTGTFYRSREDGELTFKQYLPGVLHKQAGTTAQMVYLSDIELRYSRDGWSSSDWGDLHPVLDGDWKLESVSRYGKQLEGPKLDEWRSNRPWWDSIKIRDNQRLTLTGVNRPNKFWIELSYDDALPKIELKVDASSEDLDQNLYGVFMTNAAVDFTKLTLVIDTDQVDSFRTEGTHATKMQFTRAPDKNMVEPDITPKAEVTQDRAVDPATPRVKIVLQTESGEPATGVTVRLDQTGVKDKQPAWADGTSGSDGIVLDRILPFGYYRMRVETPDGWRTSFKNVAVEFEKGLSSTIIVPDPGQKAELNIEQLPDLGKADRLGELRFGTLRDYLTRNNLRSGAYSPVRTPEPGGASKTFADFPTVANGIEDIAVRLRLEVSRELADPFSSDDTQTVTWKWNTKDVGAHGLFLNNSNVRFCESLASKSTLPVDDNDYFQMPSDIHRLEYLALKLGEAKPYPRRIAIPRGEAKLMLVGIYGRPSEQVIESIKMLPLQEDEQVWLATSLDAPSNWVERIVGEPWFYAKDPGNYYGHLSRIEKTLTDGGTLNATFTSGTNGNP